One Arthrobacter sp. StoSoilB19 DNA window includes the following coding sequences:
- the nusB gene encoding transcription antitermination factor NusB encodes MSARGKARNRALDVLFEAEQRSVSAFDVLRARREKTDQVVNPYTLEIVEGVLSQQAAIDEFLETYSQGWSLERMPSVDRIILRIGTWELLYNDDVPDGVAVSEAVALAKTLSTDESPQFINGLLGRLQQLKPSLLA; translated from the coding sequence GTGAGCGCCCGCGGTAAAGCCCGCAACAGGGCACTGGATGTTCTTTTCGAGGCGGAGCAGCGCTCCGTTTCGGCGTTCGACGTGCTTCGTGCGCGCCGGGAAAAGACCGACCAGGTGGTCAACCCCTACACCCTGGAAATCGTCGAAGGCGTGCTTTCCCAGCAGGCAGCCATTGACGAGTTCCTGGAGACGTACTCGCAGGGCTGGAGCCTGGAGCGGATGCCGTCCGTAGACCGCATCATCCTGCGCATCGGCACCTGGGAGCTGCTCTACAACGACGACGTCCCCGACGGCGTGGCGGTCAGTGAGGCCGTCGCGCTGGCCAAGACGTTGTCCACGGACGAGTCGCCGCAGTTCATCAACGGCCTGCTGGGCCGGCTGCAGCAGCTGAAGCCTTCGCTGCTCGCGTAG
- a CDS encoding IS3 family transposase, which yields MKVQALIALKADFPLPVLLQAASLARSTFFYHQARIQGPDPQEFIKAAVREIFEKNHGRYGHRRVHTEMVKQGWTVAKKTVLKLMRSLNLVCKVRRKKRYNSYQGGQGRVAPNVLNREFEADAPNRKWVTDVTEFSVGDRKLYLSPVMDLFDRQIISYSISPSPNLELTNNSLRQALACLEDNQQPLVHSDQGFQYQHVSWRKLLQEAGASQSMSRKGNCYDNAVMENFFGHLKEELFHHVRYLSTDALAGALHEYIRWYNTERISTKLKGLSPVQYRTQTLAA from the coding sequence GTGAAGGTCCAAGCCCTCATCGCTCTCAAGGCTGACTTCCCGCTTCCGGTCCTGCTGCAGGCAGCATCTCTTGCCAGATCGACGTTCTTCTATCATCAGGCACGCATCCAAGGCCCTGATCCGCAGGAGTTCATCAAGGCCGCTGTCAGGGAAATTTTCGAGAAGAACCATGGCCGGTACGGGCACCGGCGGGTCCACACCGAGATGGTCAAGCAAGGGTGGACGGTCGCGAAAAAGACCGTTCTGAAGCTCATGCGGTCCCTGAATCTGGTGTGCAAGGTCCGGCGGAAGAAGCGTTATAACTCCTACCAGGGCGGGCAGGGCCGGGTTGCTCCGAACGTGTTGAACCGGGAGTTCGAGGCTGATGCCCCGAACCGGAAGTGGGTAACGGATGTGACGGAGTTCAGCGTCGGCGACCGTAAGCTCTACCTTTCGCCGGTTATGGATCTTTTCGACCGGCAGATCATCTCCTACTCGATCAGCCCGTCTCCGAATCTGGAGCTCACCAATAATTCGCTGCGCCAGGCCCTTGCCTGCCTTGAGGATAACCAGCAGCCACTCGTGCATTCGGACCAGGGCTTCCAGTACCAGCACGTCTCGTGGCGAAAACTCTTACAGGAAGCCGGCGCGAGCCAGTCGATGTCACGCAAGGGCAACTGCTACGACAACGCCGTGATGGAAAACTTCTTCGGCCACCTTAAGGAAGAGCTCTTCCACCACGTGCGATACCTCAGCACCGACGCCTTGGCAGGGGCACTGCACGAATACATCCGCTGGTACAACACCGAAAGAATCTCGACAAAGCTCAAGGGCCTGAGCCCGGTGCAATACCGGACCCAGACCCTCGCGGCTTAG